The following coding sequences are from one Panicum hallii strain FIL2 chromosome 5, PHallii_v3.1, whole genome shotgun sequence window:
- the LOC112891664 gene encoding GATA transcription factor 23-like, which yields MGSADHSEIDGIVVAERGARSCVECRATTTPMWRSGPTGPRSLCNACGIRYRKKRRQELGLDHKQQQQQRSQHNGEATTEVKDSSSSSSGSSNLQAVQKRRLLMGVEEAALLLMTLSSSPTSTLLHG from the exons aTGGGTTCGGCCGATCACAGTGAG ATCGACGGGATCGTGGTGGCGGAGAGAGGCGCGAGGAGCTGCGTCGAATGCCGCGCCACCACCACGCCCATGTGGCGCAGCGGCCCGACCGGGCCCAGG TCGCTTTGCAATGCTTGCGGGATCCGGTACcggaagaagaggaggcaagAGCTTGGATTAGAccacaagcagcagcagcagcagcgatcACAACATAATGGTGAGGCCACAACTGAAGTAAAAgacagtagcagcagcagcagcgggagCAGCAACTTGCAGGCGGTGCAGAAACGGAGGCTCCTAATGGGCGTGGAGGAGGCTGCGTTGTTGCTTATGACCCTGTCTTCCTCACCCACATCCACATTGCTACATGGCTAA